In Hyla sarda isolate aHylSar1 chromosome 9, aHylSar1.hap1, whole genome shotgun sequence, the following proteins share a genomic window:
- the LOC130290905 gene encoding E3 ubiquitin-protein ligase TRIM11-like — protein MICSETRNRHHHTHTHTMSSAGPYRELQDGSVCSLCECYFEDPVTTECGHSYCRTCLVANAGGKENAGGQLMCPTCGRVMGWRAVTTDVRLGVTTRIAKRLNFPPIPPRRKKSQEQEI, from the coding sequence ATGATCTGCAGTGAGACAAGGAACAGacatcaccacacacacacacacacaatgtcttCAGCAGGACCCTACAGAGAGCTGCAGGACGGCTCCGTGTGCTCGCTATGTGAATGTTACTTTGAGGACCCGGTGACCACCGAGTGCGGGCACAGTTACTGTAGAACGTGCCTGGTGGCCAACGCCGGGGGAAAAGAAAACGCAGGGGGTCAGCTGATGTGCCCGACGTGCGGACGGGTGATGGGATGGAGGGCGGTCACCACCGACGTGCGCCTCGGGGTCACAACCCGGATCGCCAAGAGGCTCAATTTCCCGCCAATACCACCCAGGAGAAAAAAATCGCAAGAGCAG